The following coding sequences are from one Chelonoidis abingdonii isolate Lonesome George chromosome 4, CheloAbing_2.0, whole genome shotgun sequence window:
- the LRRC55 gene encoding leucine-rich repeat-containing protein 55, with protein MGTGCTWLWGEGPVSRRSSAMLLTPFLIAMAMAVSEASASCPVLCTCRSHIVDCSGQRLFSVPPDLPLDTRNLSLAHNRITTIPPGYLTCYGELRVLDLRNNSLTELPTGLFLTAKRLAHLDLSYNNFSLVAANMFQEANSLVRIDLSHNPGLRKVHSQAFRGLAQLRDLDLSHGGLSFLSLEALEGLPGLVTLHIGGNPWVCGCTMEPLLKWLRNRIQRCTSDSQLAECRAPPEVEGAPLFSLTEESFKACHLTLTLDDYLFIAFVGFVVSIASVATNFLLGITANCCHRWSKASEDEEI; from the exons ATGGGCACAGGCTGCActtggctgtggggagaggggcccGTGTCCCGCCGCTCCTCTGCCATGCTCCTGACACCTTTCCTGATTGCCATGGCAATGGCCGTCTCTGaggccagtgccagctgccctGTCCTCTGCACCTGCCGCAGCCACATTGTGGATTGCAGCGGGCAGCGGCTTTTCTCAGTGCCCCCTGACCTGCCCCTAGACACTAGGAACCTGAGCCTGGCACATAACCGCATCACCACCATCCCGCCGGGCTACCTTACCTGCTATGGGGAGCTGAGGGTGTTGGACCTAAGGAATAACTCCCTGACCGAGCTGCCCACCGGGCTCTTCCTGACTGCCAAGCGGCTGGCCCACCTGGACCTGAGCTACAACAATTTCAGCCTCGTGGCCGCTAATATGTTCCAAGAGGCCAACAGCCTGGTGAGGATTGACCTGAGCCACAACCCGGGTCTGCGAAAGGTGCACTCCCAGGCTTTCCGGGGGCTAGCCCAGCTACGTGACCTGGACCTCAGCCACGGGGGGCTGTCCTTCCTCAGCCTGGAAGCCCTGGAGGGTCTCCCGGGGCTGGTGACTCTACACATTGGTGGCAACCCCTGGGTGTGTGGCTGCACCATGGAGCCGCTCCTGAAGTGGCTGAGGAATCGTATCCAGCGCTGCACCTCAG ATTCCCAGCTGGCCGAGTGCCGGGCCCCACCCGAGGTGGAGGGAGCCCCCTTGTTCTCACTGacagaggagagttttaaggcCTGCCACTTGACCTTGACGTTGGACGATTATCTCTTCATTGCCTTTGTGGGCTTCGTGGTCTCTATTGCCTCCGTGGCCACCAATTTCCTGCTGGGCATCACTGCCAACTGCTGTCACCGCTGGAGCAAGGCCAGCGAGGATGAGGAGATATAG